Genomic DNA from Jejubacter calystegiae:
CACCACCTCGTTCATCGGTAGCACCGCTGATATCGCCAATCAGAAGATCGTCGATACCATCGCCATTATAATCATAGGCAGAAACGTTATAACCAAACCAGCCATTGTCACCAGAATTGATAACGAAACCCAGCTCGGGATGCAGACCTTTATCTATATCATTAAGGTCGATATTTCCTGAAATATCGTCGCCTCCCCAAATAACATAAACTTTATCATTAATATGGGAACCAATAATAAGCTCCGGCTTTCCATCACCATTCAGGTCGGCTTTGGTGATAGTGTGAGCCATGCGATCGCTTTCAACGCCCCCCACCTGGCCATTACTCGCCCCCGTACCTGAATTATAAATTCGGACACCGGCTTCCGGATGCTCATCAAGCAACGCTTTGATATTGCCATACTGCGACATCATTTCGCTATAACCACCGCGAATAACATAAACAATGCCGCTATCGTTGCTGACGCCGTAAGAGTCAAAGGGGGCGCTAATCGCAATATCGTCACCACCAGAACCGCTAAAGTCACCGACATTCTCCACGACGGTACCAAAGTGAACAGCACCAGCGCCCTTACCGTTTACATTTCCCTCATCATATCCATATAAAGGGGCCTCAGGATTAATGGTGACCGTCGCGCTATTACTTCCAGCACTGATATTTCCGGCCGCATCGGTGGCCGTCGCCGTCAGGGTATGCTCACCGTCCGCCAGGGCTTGATCGTCCGGCACCGTAAAGTTCCAGTGACCGTCGGCGTCTGCCGTGGTGGTGCCCAGTACGTTATCGCCGTCCCGGATCGTCACGGTGCTTCCCGCTTCTGCGGTACCGTTCAGCGTCGGGGTTTCGTTACCTGTCAGCGCGGGGCCAGTGAGGGTCGGCGCTTCCGGCGCAACACTGTCCACGCCAATCGCCACACCCTGGCTCTTACCGCTGGTGTTTCCTGCCGCATCGGTGGCCGTCGCCGTCAGGGTATGACTGCCGTCCGCCAGGGCTTTATCGTCCGGCACCGTAAACTGCCAGTGACCGTCGGCGTCTGCCGTGGTGGTGCCCAGTACGTTGTCGCCGTCCCGGATTGTCACGGTGCTTCCCGCCTCTGCGGTACCGCTCAGTGCCGGGGTTTTATCGTGAGTCGCTGCCGGACCGGTGAGGGTCGGCGCTTCCGGTGCAGCGCTGTCCACGCCGATGGCCACAGCTCCACTCGTAGCGCTGGTGTTTCCTGCCGCATCGGTGGCCGTCGCCGTCAGGGTATGGCTGCCGTCCGCCAGGGCTTTATCGTCCGGCACCGTAAAGTTCCAGTGACCGTCAGCGTCTGCCGTGGTGGTGCCCAGCACGCTGTCACCGTCCCGGATCGTCACGGTGCATCCCGCTTCTGCGGTACCGCTCAGTGCCGGGGTTTTATCGTGAGTCGCTGCCGGACCGGTAATGGTCGGCGCTTCCGGTGCAATGCTGTCCACGCCAATCGCCACAGCCCCACTCGTAGCGCTGGTGTTTCCTGCCGCATCGGTGGCCGTCGCCGTCAGGGTATGGCTGCCGTCCGCCAGGGCTTTATCGTCCGGCACCGTAAACTGCCAGTGACCGTCGGCGTCTGCCGTGGTGGTGCCCAGTACGTTATCGCCGTCCCGGATCGTCACGGTGCTTCCCGCTTCTGCGGTACCGCTCAGTGCCGGGGTTTTATCGTGAGTCGCTGCCGGACCGGTGAGGGTCGGCGTTTCCGGCATGACGCTATTCACACCGACGTACACACCGTCGCTCGTACTACTGGTGTTCCCGGCCGCATCGGTGGCCGTCGCCGTCAGGGTATAGTCGCCGTCCGCCAGCGCCTTGTCGTCCGGCACCGTAAACTGCCAGTGACCGTCGGCGTCTGCCGTGGTGGTGCCCAGTACACTGTCGCCGTCCCGGATCGTCACGGTGCTTCCCGCTTCTGCGGTACCGCTCAGCGTGGGAGTGGTGTCACCGGTGATTAGAGGATGGGTGAGAATGGTCGGCGCTTCCGGCGCAGCGCTGTCCACGCCGATGGCCACAGCCCCACTCGTAGCGCTGGTGTTTCCTGTCGCATCGGTGGCCGTCGCCGTCAGGGTATGGCTGCCGTCCGCCAGGGCTTTATCGTCCGGCACCGTAAACTGCCAGTGACCGCCGGCGTCTGCCGTGGTGGTGCCCAGCACGTTGTCGCCGTCCCGGATTGTCACGGTGCTTCCCGCCTCTGCGGTACCGCTCAGTGCCGGGGTTTTATCGTGAGTCGCTGCCGGACCGGTAATAGTCGGGGCCTCCGGCGCAATGCTGTCCACGCCGATGGCCACAGCCCCACTCGTAGCGCTGGTGTTTCCGGCCGCATCGGTGGCCGTCGCCGTCAGGGTATGGCTGCCGTCCGCCAGCGACTTGTCGTCCGGTACCGTAAACTGCCAGTGACCGCCGGCGTCTGCCGTGGTGGTGCCCAGCACGTTGTCGCCGTCCCGGATTGTCACGCTGCTTCCCGCCTCTGCGGTACCGCTCAGTGCCGGGGTTTTATCGTGAGTCGCTGCCGGACCGGTAATAGTCGGGGCCTCCGGCGCAATGCTGTCCACGCCGATGGCCACAGCCCCACTCGTAGCGCTGGTGTTTCCGGCCGCATCGGTGGCCGTCGCCGTCAGGGTATGGCTGCCGTCCGCCAGGACTTTATCGTCCGGCACCGTAAAGTTCCAGTGACCGTCGGCGTCTGCCGTGGTGGTGCCCAGCACGCTGTCGCCGTCCCGGATCGTCACGGTGCTTCCCGCTTCCGCCGTTCCGTTCAGCGTCGGGGTTTCGTTACCTGTCAGCGCGGGGCCAGTGAGGGCCGGCGCTTCCGGCGCAACACTGTCCACGCCAATCGCCACACCCTGGCTCCTGCCGCTGGTGTTTCCGGCCGCATCGGTGGCCGTCGCCGTCAGGGTATGGCTGCCGTCCGCCAGCGCCTTATCACCGGGAACCGTAAACTGCCAGTGCCCCTCAGAATCTGCTGTGGTAGTGCCCAGCACACTGTCGCCGTCCCGGATCGTCACGGTGCTTCCCGCTTCCGCGGTACCGCTCAGCGCCGGTGTAATATCACCAGATTCAGCAGAGACGATAATAGTCGGTGTACCCGGTGATGCAGTATCCCCGTTATTATCGACACCGTCTTTCCCCTGCGAATAACTATTATTGCCAGCATCACTGTGACCGCCATTATGGTGACTTTGTGCCGCTGCAATACCAACCCCGCCGGCAATGGCCGCTAAACCGCCAAGAGCAGCCAACCCGCTGGTCCCTAAAATCCCCCCCAACAGCCCGTCATGATCATGACTGTCATTCTCTTTAACAGAATTATCGGTTGAGCCTTCACTCTCTATTGACGCAGCAGCGACTGGTTCATCGGATAACAGAACTGTAGAGGATTCGCCATCCGTTAAACTCGCTGCAAGTGAGGAATCACCGGAAGAAATATAGCTATAACGATCCCCCTGGTCATCCATGGCATAAATATTAGAAGGAGGCTCTTTTAAAAAATAATCTTCAATAATGGCCACCGGATGGTCAATATCTTCAGAAAAAATCTCCAAAGCTGCGCCATGGCGAACAAACCGCAGGTTTTTTATTACCTCAGCATCCTCTCCACTTTTTAGAATGAT
This window encodes:
- a CDS encoding Ig-like domain-containing protein, whose translation is MAALGGLAAIAGGVGIAAAQSHHNGGHSDAGNNSYSQGKDGVDNNGDTASPGTPTIIVSAESGDITPALSGTAEAGSTVTIRDGDSVLGTTTADSEGHWQFTVPGDKALADGSHTLTATATDAAGNTSGRSQGVAIGVDSVAPEAPALTGPALTGNETPTLNGTAEAGSTVTIRDGDSVLGTTTADADGHWNFTVPDDKVLADGSHTLTATATDAAGNTSATSGAVAIGVDSIAPEAPTITGPAATHDKTPALSGTAEAGSSVTIRDGDNVLGTTTADAGGHWQFTVPDDKSLADGSHTLTATATDAAGNTSATSGAVAIGVDSIAPEAPTITGPAATHDKTPALSGTAEAGSTVTIRDGDNVLGTTTADAGGHWQFTVPDDKALADGSHTLTATATDATGNTSATSGAVAIGVDSAAPEAPTILTHPLITGDTTPTLSGTAEAGSTVTIRDGDSVLGTTTADADGHWQFTVPDDKALADGDYTLTATATDAAGNTSSTSDGVYVGVNSVMPETPTLTGPAATHDKTPALSGTAEAGSTVTIRDGDNVLGTTTADADGHWQFTVPDDKALADGSHTLTATATDAAGNTSATSGAVAIGVDSIAPEAPTITGPAATHDKTPALSGTAEAGCTVTIRDGDSVLGTTTADADGHWNFTVPDDKALADGSHTLTATATDAAGNTSATSGAVAIGVDSAAPEAPTLTGPAATHDKTPALSGTAEAGSTVTIRDGDNVLGTTTADADGHWQFTVPDDKALADGSHTLTATATDAAGNTSGKSQGVAIGVDSVAPEAPTLTGPALTGNETPTLNGTAEAGSTVTIRDGDNVLGTTTADADGHWNFTVPDDQALADGEHTLTATATDAAGNISAGSNSATVTINPEAPLYGYDEGNVNGKGAGAVHFGTVVENVGDFSGSGGDDIAISAPFDSYGVSNDSGIVYVIRGGYSEMMSQYGNIKALLDEHPEAGVRIYNSGTGASNGQVGGVESDRMAHTITKADLNGDGKPELIIGSHINDKVYVIWGGDDISGNIDLNDIDKGLHPELGFVINSGDNGWFGYNVSAYDYNGDGIDDLLIGDISGATDERGGVFVLYGNKDKPNSDWGNIKLTATAEGPGGTWVPDEKSGLAEGEYGYIHHEDAAAGDMNYNFGTNSINLGDVNGDGFDDLLILDSYANVNGQLNGAAYLLYGSENGFNDSISVSDLSPEQIVKISNISTGAQLGNPSPDAILEGGGTTWEWQPSDKVTAALGDFYHNGDAAYDFAIASPLDSGVGKVWIIKGGATIGNNGALTVGTTAQSHMASDSGFGITGLKAENATDKIHNGAQSFGSRILGGHDIDGDGIPDLIISDPLATNSEGQSVGAVYVVYGGHIDDINKLLDSNNEVRIDQLLENNLAEVHWGSVVNGRFGSDFDVADINGDGRPDIIVGANGADGIPGGENNPDVNCGSVSVIYNKHPFPNAVPSAWAFNDEGDNHHPYVLDGDHQTIDLASLTSVLKEGHALDMSDGNSTLTVNSQQLNTLANDENGGQATLTVTGENGNVELTGGAENWHDNGTVTIDGTVYQTYQSSGQSEVQIEDRIHVTIL